The sequence below is a genomic window from Polypterus senegalus isolate Bchr_013 unplaced genomic scaffold, ASM1683550v1 scaffold_3818, whole genome shotgun sequence.
ccggaggaaacccacgcagacacggggagaacatgcaaacccgggtctcctaactgcgaggcagcagcgctaccactgtgccaccgtgccgccctgaacaTAGTATGATGTGTCAAATTGGACATTAATGTTTGCGACTATTGCTGTTTAGATATCTTTGTCTTTCTAGACCACGGGTgttgaactctggtcctggagggccgcagtggctgcaggttttcattctaacccttttactaatcagtttttgctgctaattaacttctttccccttcattttcattgccctgtttttaaggatcgagaccactgaattgattcctttcttcaataaatgacagccaaacagaaatgagacgtgagaTGAGCcaacaaagatagatagatagatagatactttattaatcccaaggggaaattcacataatccagcagcagtatactgatacaaagaaacaatattaaattaaatagtaataaaaatgaaaaaaataaaaataaaaaagcacacaataactttgagtaaccAAGTGACCagttaaactgggatttcaaactccatccaactttcactccaaccaatcccttaatgagaagccaattctttctgttaattaaacccgttatttaattccacggcttgttgccgctctcattctgtcacagcagacatttccaaaaactgttgatttttctgtttatttacaagatgttttggtgacctgagagatcaacctgaccgagaccttcacctttctttattttcaggttagctggtcgtgtggcggctcgttttgtgtctcattatggtTTGGgttctcattaaggaaaaagagacaactaaggggtcggAGTCAAGTtatttaaaactaaggcaaaagaacttaattagcagcaaaaatggctcactaatgaagaagatggttagagtgaacacctgcagccactgcggcccaccaggactggagttggacacacGTGTTGTAGATTTGTCAGTTGTAACACACTTTCagctgcagtttttttaaaataatggtcGTTGTTTGTGCTATTAGGCTTCCAGTTCtagttttataaaaatgtgatgtGGGGGTGAGAGTCCCCTCATCTTAGACAGTTAAAAGGACGGTCCGCCTGCAGTCACTGATGGGGAGGCGTCTTTTTAATTTCAACCCTTGTATTTggaaataaagccttaaaacagaacagaacacagtcaaacaaataaaaacaacacagcaGGTACAACCGTCTGCCTAAAAACAATCCATGAAACTCTGCATTAAAGCTGACGGGGCTTTTTGAGTCGAGAGCCTACTCTAAAATGGACGTTTGAATGGAATAAAACCGCAAGTGAAATGAACAGATTGACTACGGGCCTGGGGCATTTGTTTTAGAATTATTAAAGTTCTAAACAGATCCTTATAAAGAGACTTTGATTTATAGATAATGTAGAATATCACTGCAACACTGATTGGGACCTTCTAGTTGAGCAGAGTGAACCTCCGTGTGTGTCGTGTGGCACTTTGAGCTtcgtcatttgtatgaaaatgtgcaatttaaataaatggtgttgGTGTTTAAGATATTACTACCAGTTTTTCATAGCACACTTTTTTCCCCATCTGGTATCACTCCAAATATGACCGTTGCGAGTGAATTTAAATCCAAGGCTGTCTAGGAGGTAAACCAGTttgaaaaatataacattatattTGTATAAGTGTTGAACGTGATTTGTTTCTATGACAGAGAACGGTTTCCCTGTGGGTCCAAGCAATTCATTTCAGTCTCTCCTTTAATATCCCTccccaatttttttaaatgtatttattttagtgcCCCCATATTTTCCGCCCCCTCCTTATTTGTGGCTTTTTGCAGTTTCAGATAATCCACTTCACCCCGGCGTGACTGGGACTCGGCTCTGCTGGCATTGTGATGGCAGTGAGTATCATGACGGTCTCCCGATGTTGCTGCTCTTCCTCAGCTGTCCGTGTTAAGTCAGCCTCTCCCTCCctttctcctcagtctgtcacgcCCTCGCTGTCAGCCCTGCAGATTGTCTCCGTTTCAGGCCTTTCACTACCCCTTCCCGCCATTGTGTTGATTGCCGTGGCTGCCTATCTGCTCCTTGTTTTGCTGATCCTTTGGCTGCGCCAGTGCATCCAGGTAAATTCAAGTTCACATTTCTTGTCATATGTACTGAATgcaatgaaatttttacttgcatgccTCCTCAGAGCAGTGACAGTAATATAAGAGCAACAAAAGACAAACACTAACCTGTTTGTAGGGCCCTTCTTGTCCCGTGTTTCGAGTCCAGTGGACGTCTCCCTTGTGTGTGCTAtgaacacatcaccactctccagcaccaGGATTAGTGAACAGAACTACCTCACCTCAGAACATCTGTCATTTATCATTAACAGACAAAGAGAATAAGGAAATTACAGAaattagaaagtggatggatcaATGAAATTATGATAATTGTCTGCTTTATCCCCATCTATGACCATGTGGGCTGTGCTCCAAGCTCCCATCCAGCTTGTGGGAGCTCTTGGACCCGACACCATCGGTAACGTCACCAATGAGCTGGACAGTgtggcacaacaaagcaaggggatggtgcaaagagtgcaaagtgcttttagtttaaaaatcaacaaaaccgTGTTCAAATaagtagtgcagtgcttcaaaaatcttcagataaataatccaattaaaacaAGTGAACAGTGGAGGttgaaaacacaaaagaaaaaaaaatccttttaaaacaatggctggaagcagtctttttaaaacaaagcccggtgcctacttttactggtgactcccctgtttcTGCCATCCTGGCTAGTCACCCAACACGCAGCTGACCACCTTCGTTTCTCTGGTCTGGTGGCCTTTCCGACTCCTCGCTCCAGTTCTGTTcacccagaccgagacttgggctccccagcaaCCAGGACACTCACGCTGGGGCTTCCACTTCCCAAGTccccgactcccactgccttttGCTGCGGCGAGCCTACCTTCtcccggtcactcccgctctAAACAAACACTCAGCAGGAGCGAGCACTACCGTCGGCCCTcgggtgccagccaaacaccccaCTCGGGCTCGACTCTCCTGTACCAgctttctccttcctgcttccttctccattaacctcctttcacgttcttttttttttttctttctctcttttaccCCCGGCCCTCatccgcctcgcgcttctattataTCATGTGGCAATtcgcagctcctggcatcaattacagatgcggacgactcctcacctgtgcacttaagcgaggaccgtcCGCATTACGAATTCACCCAGGAACCTGCTGCAGCCACACTACCACGACCCCTCTCTAAGCCACGAGTGTggcgactatttatttaaaaagtggcctttttgacttgagctgtggacccgctacaccacaccaTCCAGAATAGCAGAGACAGCACAGTTAGCACTGCTTCTAGAAAACAGGATCAGATTCTGATTGTAGGCCTAGCAAACCTTAACTGGATTATACTGTGTGCACATTAGGTGTATGGACACCTCTAAGTTGGCCTAGCATGAACGAATGAGAGTGTCTCCATAAATGTGCCCTCCAACGGACTGGTGGCACATTTAAGGGTTGGTGCCTGTCTTTTAGGAAAAGCTGTTGGGATAGGCAGTGCTCCACGGCAAAATACAGAAATGGagcaaaagaaagtaaaaataaattcatacaaCCATCCCTGGATGAGAACACGCAAAACACTTACTCACAGTAGGCCAATTTAGCAGTTCATTCAGAGCGTGACAAGAAGTAAAGCTAATAGCAATGGTATCAAAAGCACGTTTAAtagaaatcttatatataaacatctacatatgaaagtgtgtgtctgtctatctgccCGGCCCGGAAGTGCCAGGCTACAGCAGTGAAGCTGAAAGAGCCAGCAAGGCAGCCCCAAGACAAACTCACTTACCTGCTGATACACAACGGGGCGAGCACGTCCAAAAAAACAGAACcgccaactctgcatttcaatttctgacgatttcaatagtttctaggagcctgggcttacATAAGTAGTATTATATAAAGGTTGAGGTGattattaatacaatacaatacaattaatttgttgtatagcccaaaatcacacacagagtgccgcaatgggctttaacaggcccttgccttttgacagcccctcagccttgactctctaagaagacaaggaaaaactccaaaaaaaaaaccaaaacaatggaagaaaccttgggaaaggcagttccccctatccaggtaggttgggtgggcagtgggtgtcaaaaaaaaaaaaaatggggtcaatacaacacaatacacagaacaggatGCAACAATTCATAATAACCATTATCACTGTCAAGAATGTCATGAGTGTAATGACCAGTAATTTGATCATGaaagcctttattttatatacgtCACATAACGTCACATAACCTGCTGGATGTCTTTTTGTATGAAATATCACCCCATGGTGGTTGGTGTGGACAAAGGTTCGagacaacagcaggcagacaccGATTCACACAAGcagaattctttttattctttcttttcttggtgagcagagaaaTCTGTGCAGACCCTGTCAGCTTGTCATTGACAATTTCTAATCACAGACCCTTACAGTAGgcttttatatccttttttttttcttcagtacaCACTTATCTTATAGTTGCAGCTTTACTGGTGGagtaacttcttgtttgttaattAAGACAGGGTGCATCTTCCTAAGGGCTGACACACCCTTCATCCACCTCTTCCTACTTAGCTTGCGGCTATTTTCTACGCCCAGGCTCTAACCTTTTAACTTTCCTACATCACATACCCTAACAATCTTAATGCATTCATAGGGTTAACACAAAGAACTCTTATACTTGcagatatatacattttcttagcATCAGCTGGTTTGCATAACATATTTTCCAACCACCAGAAAGCGCCCAGACAGTAATCGTCAAGGCGTTTCAGACTTGTTTATCTAAGTACCAAATGTTACAATGCACTTCGGTGTGGTCTCAAGATCTTCGTCCTCTCTTTTGGACTAGGTCAAAAGGCCCTCAGCCCAAGATTCTTTGTTCAACTATTATTTAACATAttgattcaaatttttattattccacaTTGGCAAAACAGAGAGAGAGTACACATGATtacaaattcatttatttttttgcagtcgGACCCCATGCAGGTTTTTGTGatgtgctcagggtcacacagcaaaTCACAAGTGGATGTTAACCTGACCACCTTGTGGCACAAAGGCAAAGCGCGGACATGTGTCTCCTGCTGAATATCAATGTTAACTATCAATGGAGTTAGGTTTTtatccacattccaaagacaggCTTATATGGTTTATTGGTGACTGAATGGCGTCCTGTTCTGTGTTGATTCCTGCCCAGCACCAGAAGCTGCTGCAACAGGCTCCTGTTTTGTGCAAGCCTGAACCGGATTAAGTGCAGTcaggtgatggatggatggatgatcaataTTGTACTCTTTCTCTGCATACGTCAAGCTTGTCGTCAGTAATCTCATCATCAATATTTGTCTCCATGGAAATGACCCCTTTTGCTGTCTTCTTGTGTTTATTGCTATTGACAAGTAGGCGATGCTTAGCCCTCTCTGCTTGTCTTGCCAGTCTCGAGGCCTGTGTCCCGCCAGCTGCGACTGTGAGAAGGCCTGCCGCTGTGGACTGTGCGACTGCTGCCTGGCCTGTGCTGAGCTCTGTGACTGTAAGATGCCTTCCCTGAGGTCCTGCCTCAATGGCCTTTGCCCCAGATCTCCGGTGAGTTCCTCAGTCTTAGGAGACGCCTGGCGTTGATCCTCTGCAACCTGCTGCTCAcctcgtgtctctctctctctctctctcctctcgtCTTTCAGGACTGCACCGACTGTTGCCCAGTTTGTGACTGTGCCTGCACCTTTCAGCCCCCTGACTGTGAGAGCTGCAACTGTCTGTGCTTTGAAATCAAGATGAGATGAGCAGCGACCCACACACCCTGTAAATACTGATTTCCTTTTTATAAGAAAATGAAttacttttttataaaaaataaatttgatttccaTTTACCTTGTGTAAGCACAGTTTCACTTGTAAGGAGGTATGATCAGGCCAGCTGTGAAGCCATGCCAGTCACAACCCAAAATCTAATATGTAAAcctgaaaatgtgtgtgtatgcatgtgtgagtgtgtgtgtgtgtgtgtgtccggtaAGCAAATCCACATCactgaacctttcttcaccagaTTTTACAGGTTCCTCATTTATGCTGATAAACGCCATAGGCTGTGTCTTTGGACAGCGAGAGGAAACCCAGaccgacatggggagaacatgtaaactccacacatgaAGGACAGAAAAACATAACAAACTGGAATAATTGCatcaaatatctgaaatattaaaatgtgtgcttcaattgaaatatttaaaatctaaatattctcaattggaatataaatgtcatttttcaccctctgctaGAGGTCTGGATCCAAACCATACCAATTTCAAGCCTGCATTATTCTAAGTAGGGTCACAAGGGGGccggagcctgtcccagcaatcaTAGGCCACAAAGCAGGAACAGCCCCCCCTAGACAGGgtatgccagtccatcagaggaaatttataataaaaaataaactattcataatcactgaccttaaaaGAGTCTATAAAACGATACCCTActacaatgttatttttgaaatccCTTCTAGGATTGGCTGTTAGAGGGccaggaccaccggtaaagaatcggATATCAAAAATGTGATCATATTTATGATGAGGAACCTTGAAACACCATAAAATGACACTCCTGTATTACCGATCCCCAAAGAAAATCTCTCACAGCTGACCTGGGGTTGGTGGATGTGGCAGCACAATGTCAGGTCCTTCTGATTTTATTTGTTGAAGACCCCTGTTGCTTTACTCTTTTATCTTAAACATGTCATTCCCTGCACAAAACGAGGTCCAGAAATTGCTTTAAAATGAGGGTTTTTCAGGTCCAGCGGGGGAAAAATAGGGCGGAACATCAAAAAGTGTGAGGATTTACACAACTAGGCAtcaagaccatccatccatccatccattttccaacccgctgaatccgaacacagggtcacgggggtctgctggagccaaacccagccaacacagggcacaatgccaTCAAGACCAGCTGAATGGAATTCCTTTATTGACATCACACACAGAGTACCATGACATTCAATGGGCAACTCCTCCATAAAATCTCTGcatttataaaatccaacatctgtctgtctgctttacacgagagaactacttcacggatttagataaGAATTTTtgtctgtaatttgcttgaatattctggttgattttgtgacttctcttatcGCACTAAAAATCATAGTTGGCTTGTGGTACCAATTCATTTGCGTAAATCTGAAAGATACATCAGGACGAGGATCTCCTCACATACTCCAGCCTCAGGgagtatcttacatccgcttagctagcgaacgagagtaCTACTTCACAGACTTGGatcggattttttttttcctttctataatttgcttgaacataccatttgattttgcggcttctctcattgtgctaagaatcagagttcacctgcaggagtgatatatttgcgctaatccgagagagaggctgcgggccgaggggaggaggaatcgtgacatcaggagtggggagctgggcgggggccctcctcgctgtcctgtttcaccactACGTGGACAGAGCCGCGAGGGACGGCTGATCTTCTTATAtattacgctaccgtggctgttcgtttgtctgtccaggattttaaatcacttgtagctcaccgatttgacttgaaatttggtacacatatactacgtgacgtctactatccgctttcagggtgatgatttttattactctttttatttttattttattttattgtagaatcaactctcggcagcgatCAGCAGGGcgtatgggtgccattctcattccctaccaccttcgctaatcattctacaggcagattgaagacttaagtgccagcttaagtgataaattaaagaaaacaaactaagtaattgcaacacaaaaactaacttaatcagttttaacgcaaaaagatgcagacaaatgaagagaagcagcaggccgctagggtggagaaaagaagagctgctcaggaagaagtaagcgcatcaacctctgagcaaacgaatgctaaacgtacagagaaagagtctgaaaactaggaatggtcaatggattcactgcacgttatcgtgcagtacgccgttactggtatacatataaaatccaacgtctgtctgtccgctttacatgagagaactacttaacagatttagatcttttttttttctctctatatatctGGTTGAtattgtgacttctgtcatcatgctaagaatcatagttcgcttgcaggagtgatacgTTCACGATAATCTAAGACTGAGGGCcgaggggaagcgtgacgtcaggagtggggagtcggtctaccgCTGCGCTTTGGAACGTactttgcctctgcttagctagcgataccggtttggttattggtttttaaagtttgtttcacCACTAGAAGGGCAGAGCCACAGGGAACGTCATctaacccaccatatcctaactaatAGGGTCACTGGGCTAGTAatctataaaattataaatatggtAAAACAAAGATGTACaatatgaaaaaatgcaaatggTTAATAAAGTTGCAGGATGTACAGTATCACATACTACTCTATACTGCAGTAGATCATACAGgggttattttatgtttttttgtaccATTGAGTCACAAGGCACCAGACAAATGATAGTGTAACCCTTATGAACACAATGAAGTCATTTCACTAAAGATGCTGCTGTGCTACTCCGTCCATTCCAAAAGAAACCCGTGGTAATTTAGTTCAGCACATCAGAACTGCTTTGGCCACATTGCAAATCCGGCATCCCTTGTCCTTGTATTGCTGGGTCTGTTCTTGGCAAGGGCTGCCATTAATATGAAAGCCTGTGGCCGTTTCCCTGAATGCACCAGCCTTGTTTTGGCCACATCATAAATTCTGTATTTATTGCAAACACAACATGTCAGGCTTGCTTTGGCCACATCCCATGTTCTTTAAGAAGGGTTGGGCTGCAGTTTGCAATACCTAGGACATGGATGGATCAGGCAATACCCACGACATCAGTCACAAAACGCCCTTTGACGGAGATAACCCACccataaccctaatcttaaccacagtgtaacggGGCCCTATTGTGATGGGTGTTACATGGACGTTGAGGGCGTTTTGTGATGTAGGGGCATTACGTGACTGACCTCATTAGGTACTGCAGTCTGCTTGCAGGACTGGCATAGATAGAAATCCAAACCTTTGCCCATCTCCTTGAACGCACAGGACATGGTTGGGTCACACTGGGCTGTGCCTCACGGTGTACTGCAGAGTTCAGCAGCAATGAGACCTGCCACACCGTGTCCTCTTCTGCCATCAAACACTGTTTAGGTGGAAGGGGGTCCTGCGCCACACCTTACAGATTCCCATCACTCTCTGTTTATTAAATTTTAGATCCCCATGTTCCTGGGGGTCGCCGGGTCACGTCCAGTTTTGCCCATGGCAGGCAGCACTCTGACTGCTTGACCACTTACTGGAATGGATGAAGCAGCACTGGTGTGTCGTAGCCCTACAGACCACCTCATGTTGCTCGGGACCACTAGTGCCAAGAGAGGAAGACACTGACCACTGCAACAccccatttgtttttttaattttatttttattatattccaGACAGCAACATAcaaacacagacagatggaccgaCGGACAAGCAGGTGTTAATTTCTTGCTCATGTTCGTTTTAAATATCAAGTTCCGTTTGACTCATGATATCCGTGAAGGCACACGCTGGGACACAGGAGGTGACATCACGCGGGGAGATAGGGCCAGCTTTGACAGACTACAGCATTGCCACTAAAGCTACGACACACTATGGTACGCAGGGTAGACAGGTGGGTGCTCGCCACACTCCCACTTCCTCCAGCCTTCCAGCAGGGGGTAAACCCCCCCCCAGTGTCGGGTGACACGTCAGATGACCACTGGAGGTAGAGCTGGCTTTAGTAGGCATGGTTGGCCACAAAGAGGGACTGACCAGCAGCAGCTCCCTGGTCTCCTGAAGAGACGTATTTTCCTACGGCAGCCTGGCTGTTATTCTGGAAAAGAAAAAGCGAGAGGAGCAGAGGTGAGAAGGGGGCGCAAGCCAAATGGGCATGGTGGGGTGGTTTGGCGGAGTCTTACCATGGCCCTCTTCATGTACTCTTCCTGTGCCGCCTTAGCGTTCTCCTTCTTGCCACTCCAGGCTTTGAGTGCGGAGGCCTGCAGGGCGCGACCATAAGAGAAGGTCAAGGCCCAGGGCTTGTGCAGGGGGCACTGGTTGATGGCACTCAAGTTGATGGAGGCTTCCTCCTCACTCTGACCTCCAGACAGGAAAGTGACTCCTATTGATAAAACAACCAACAAGAGAAGTGGGACAGTTGGAAAGGACCAAGGGGTCAAAACTGGCAATAAAATGCCAACCACCATGAGACATCTAACCTGGCACTGCAGGTGGAACAGTGCGGCGCAGAGCAGTCACCGTTGCCATGGCGATCTCCTGAGGGGCATACTTGTGGGTGCAGGCGTGGCCAGCTGTCACCATGTTGGGTTTGAGCAGGGTGCCCTCCAGGTAGACATGGTGGTCACTCAGAGCTTTGTACACTGCAGCCAGAACCTACATAGGCAGGACAATAGTGGGTAAACATGGCAGATGAGGCTACAAGCCCTCTGCCAACCACAGCGCGTTAGACCTCACCTTCTCAGTCACATACTGGCAGCGCTTCAAGTCATGATCTCCATCGGGCAGGATCTCGGGCTCAACAATGGGGACGATGCCAttctaaggaagaaaaaaaaatatatatgacaggGTATCAACTAGCCATCCCCTCCGACATAGTGGTGTACATCTGGTGGCGCTCACGCCAGGTCACTCACCTGCTGGCAGATGCTGGCATAGCGAGCCAAGACATTGGCATTCTCAATGATGGCCAGGTTGGAAGGTGTGGTGGGGGTGATCTTCAGCACACAGCGCCACTTGGCAAAGTCTGCCCCATCCTTCTTGTACTGGGCGCACCTTTCAGAGAGCCCATCCAGACCTGAAAGATCCAAAAcgatggggaagaaaaaaaataaataaaattataaaaatggtaATACTAGATAGATTGGCAAAATTTGGGACAGTCAGGTGGGCATTCTCACCTTGGGTGGTGGTTTCACCATTGGTGCCAGCCAGGGGGACAACACCTTTGTCAACCTGCAAGACAGAGGAAGTGAAGAAAATAAGGGCCACTGGCGACAAAGGTAATTGGTACCAGTGACTGGCAACTCCCCTGAAAGTAAAAGGGGGAGGTCCTGTGCCAACCCATCGGCAATGCCTTTCCAGCCAGGGTGCAGAAACTGTAAAAGCACTTGATGAAATAAAAGTGACCTAGAACTGCCAACTTAAGCGAGATGGCTTCTTCACCAGGCTCTGTACAAAGTTAGGAGTGCCCTGCATAAGCTACTGGACCTACCTTGATGCCCACAACAATGCCCTTGTCCTTGATGACCTTAGGGAAGAGCACCCCAGCGTCATTCTTCTGGTAGAGGGTCTCGTGGAAAAAGATGACCCCACCGATGCAGCCCTTCATGCGGTCGTCGGCAGAGAAGAGGATCTGACGGTAGAAACGGCGGTTCTCCTCGGTGTTCTCCACGTTGATCTGCTGCATGCGCTTGGCCATACTGCCTACAAGTCAAAGAGGGCGAGATATGAGTGGGTTAAAGCTCTGCCAACACCTTCCTCCCAGTGGCGACATTCCAGGACGATCCTTACCGGTGGACTCATCGGCTGCCAGGATCCCCTTTCCAGGGGCGACGATCTTCTGGGCAATTTCTGCGAGCTCCTTCTTCTGCTCTGGGGACAGCGCTGGGTATTCGTGTGGCATTTTGACGCTGCAAAGCAACAACAGATAAGATTGACAGATGGGTCAGAGAGTTGAGAAGACGTCCATTAGCCTTCGGGACATTCTGGGTGTGGGCACCGGGGGCTCATGACGGCAAGGGGCCTTTTCACCAATACAAAGCTCAATGAAATAATCACTTTATCAGGTGGTCCCCTTTGGTCATCTGATCGAGTCCCAAgactaagaataaaaaaaagaaatcacatactGCATTCAAAAACCCACGAGTCCGTGTGCTGCACTGCTAAGAGTACAATCAAATCTCGAAAGAGGATAAGTCATCCAGGGGTCTGCAGGGGGCTTAATTAGTCACCTGGCATAAGCAAGCTGAGTAACTAGAAGCAGGTCATGTTACAAAGTGCCCGGAGCAGTCTTTATGGGCCTCACCCCAATTTCCAAAGAGTGCCATGTGACCTGGACTTGTCCCCCACAACCTAAAACGAGGCCACATGGCAGAGGTGACACTGAGCAGGAAGTTGGCACCCACATTTACGGCGCTACGGTGTTGATAATTGGGGGTGACAAATGGGCAGTCCTTGCAAATTGGCGCAACCCATCTAGGGAGACAGAGGAAATCTGAGATGACCAAGCAAGAGAATTAATAAAAGGAGGAGGACGTGGCTGCAGATGCGCTGGTGGGGTCTGCAGTGTCAAAGAATGCCCTTTGCCAAGGTCACCTGGGCCTAATGAACCACAAGTATGAAGGGTCCGGAAAAACTGGGCATCCCATcaagggagatgaccaagaaagAGGTGGTGGCTGGGAAGAGACCAGCAAAGACCAAAATACCAGTAGAGACCAGTATGTGGTGCTAAAAGGGAAGGAGGCAAACAAGCGATTCTAGCGAGATGTGGTGAAGCCAAGTCAGTCTCATAACTCTCTCCACAATGTGTGCGACCT
It includes:
- the si:ch211-198p11.6 gene encoding keratin-associated protein 5-10 gives rise to the protein MASVTPSLSALQIVSVSGLSLPLPAIVLIAVAAYLLLVLLILWLRQCIQSRGLCPASCDCEKACRCGLCDCCLACAELCDCKMPSLRSCLNGLCPRSPDCTDCCPVCDCACTFQPPDCESCNCLCFEIKMR
- the LOC120521268 gene encoding fructose-bisphosphate aldolase A-like — encoded protein: MPHEYPALSPEQKKELAEIAQKIVAPGKGILAADESTGSMAKRMQQINVENTEENRRFYRQILFSADDRMKGCIGGVIFFHETLYQKNDAGVLFPKVIKDKGIVVGIKVDKGVVPLAGTNGETTTQGLDGLSERCAQYKKDGADFAKWRCVLKITPTTPSNLAIIENANVLARYASICQQNGIVPIVEPEILPDGDHDLKRCQYVTEKVLAAVYKALSDHHVYLEGTLLKPNMVTAGHACTHKYAPQEIAMATVTALRRTVPPAVPGVTFLSGGQSEEEASINLSAINQCPLHKPWALTFSYGRALQASALKAWSGKKENAKAAQEEYMKRAMNNSQAAVGKYVSSGDQGAAAGQSLFVANHAY